Proteins encoded within one genomic window of Halodesulfovibrio sp. MK-HDV:
- a CDS encoding flagellar hook-associated protein FlgK, with the protein MSIYDLMSIGNNAMMNAKLGISVTSNNLSNENTKGYARTTVNYASRSPIMRNGLQFGTGAEAVNFNRHYNYFVEQQYLSSNGQQQFWNAKAETLYSVESLFKQGEKDYGLSAALDKYFSSWNALTQDADSSAYRMELSEYSNTLATMLHTMSASLKQEQQATDTAIELGVNDANGLMKDIAELNRGIMAQPENLILQDERDRKIRSLGELLPIKSIHQTDGSFTVITQAGQTLVDGINAFELVQKGPEATTNLATGSAFNGAIKFEGQSSQELKVEMLNTGAVGTAEFRISTDGGKTWLADESGVERKFQSGDVDNKVVVNGVSIWFEDSAPATDLSKADSFNVVAKDAVYWKKTTAHHVNITPLGGYGNEAGRLSGGRLGGLLAARDSGIASYRERMDAFTKELIWQTNYQHSQGAGLEHYKETISTNAVVDPTVALNKSNLTFGNKITDGTLSLQTYTAQGAPDGGRVEIPVTPGMSLQDLVDAINDTPTGAPKMLATIEGGKLKLNSRTADGSFEFAGDTSGVLAAMGLNTYFSGSSNADIELEARIKNDPKRINAGVVNGLGLVNSGDNTNATALHKLMDKAVTLDTIHTSTSTTFTKHLSALTALVGADMDGASRNKVYNETVSKDLEKRQQSEAGVNRDEELMNLTKYKSSFDAASKLITTANEMFDTILRLKS; encoded by the coding sequence ATGTCTATTTATGATCTTATGTCCATCGGCAATAATGCAATGATGAATGCCAAGCTTGGCATCAGCGTCACCAGTAATAACCTCAGCAATGAGAATACGAAAGGTTACGCACGTACTACAGTAAATTACGCTTCACGATCACCAATTATGCGCAACGGCTTACAGTTTGGTACTGGAGCTGAAGCGGTTAATTTCAATCGTCATTACAATTACTTTGTTGAACAGCAGTACTTGTCCTCTAATGGTCAGCAGCAGTTTTGGAATGCAAAAGCGGAAACATTGTATAGCGTTGAATCATTATTTAAGCAGGGCGAAAAAGATTACGGACTTTCTGCTGCGCTCGATAAGTACTTTTCAAGCTGGAACGCCCTTACTCAGGACGCAGATAGTTCTGCGTACCGGATGGAGCTTTCAGAGTACTCCAACACTTTGGCAACAATGCTCCATACAATGAGTGCTTCTCTGAAGCAGGAGCAGCAGGCAACTGACACAGCTATTGAGCTCGGCGTTAATGATGCCAACGGATTAATGAAAGATATTGCTGAATTGAACCGTGGCATTATGGCCCAGCCGGAAAACCTCATTTTGCAGGACGAACGCGATCGTAAGATCCGCAGTCTTGGAGAGTTACTTCCTATTAAGTCAATCCATCAGACTGACGGTTCCTTCACCGTTATTACTCAAGCTGGTCAAACACTTGTGGATGGTATTAACGCATTTGAATTGGTTCAAAAGGGACCAGAGGCCACAACAAACTTGGCGACTGGTTCTGCTTTTAACGGTGCCATCAAATTTGAAGGCCAGAGCTCTCAGGAGCTTAAGGTTGAAATGCTTAATACGGGCGCGGTTGGCACTGCAGAATTCAGGATCTCAACTGACGGTGGCAAAACGTGGCTTGCAGATGAATCAGGCGTTGAGCGTAAATTCCAATCTGGTGATGTAGATAACAAAGTAGTTGTTAACGGTGTTTCCATTTGGTTCGAAGATTCTGCTCCCGCAACAGATTTGTCAAAAGCTGACTCCTTTAATGTTGTGGCCAAAGATGCTGTGTACTGGAAAAAAACAACTGCACACCATGTTAATATTACCCCGTTGGGTGGTTATGGAAATGAGGCAGGTCGCCTTAGCGGTGGGCGTCTCGGTGGTTTGTTGGCAGCTCGCGACAGTGGCATTGCAAGTTACCGTGAGCGCATGGATGCCTTTACAAAAGAACTGATCTGGCAGACCAATTATCAGCATTCACAGGGGGCAGGACTTGAGCACTACAAAGAAACAATAAGTACCAATGCAGTTGTTGACCCAACCGTAGCGTTGAACAAGTCCAACTTAACTTTTGGGAATAAAATTACTGATGGAACTTTGAGTCTTCAGACATATACAGCACAGGGCGCCCCTGATGGTGGTCGAGTTGAAATTCCTGTAACTCCAGGCATGAGTTTGCAAGATCTTGTTGATGCAATAAATGATACACCGACTGGTGCCCCAAAGATGTTGGCTACCATTGAAGGTGGTAAGTTAAAGCTGAATTCAAGAACAGCAGATGGAAGTTTTGAGTTTGCAGGAGATACTTCAGGCGTTCTTGCTGCCATGGGGCTCAATACGTACTTCAGTGGTTCAAGTAATGCAGATATTGAGCTTGAAGCACGTATTAAAAATGACCCAAAACGAATTAATGCAGGTGTTGTTAACGGGCTCGGACTTGTTAACAGCGGCGATAATACCAATGCGACTGCGTTACACAAGTTAATGGATAAGGCCGTCACACTGGATACTATTCATACAAGTACTTCTACAACATTCACAAAGCATTTGAGCGCACTGACTGCGCTTGTTGGTGCTGACATGGATGGTGCATCACGAAACAAGGTCTATAACGAAACTGTAAGTAAAGATCTTGAGAAACGTCAGCAGTCTGAGGCCGGTGTAAACAGAGATGAAGAGCTTATGAACTTAACTAAGTATAAAAGTAGTTTTGATGCTGCATCTAAGTTGATCACCACAGCAAATGAAATGTTTGACACCATCCTTAGACTGAAGTCTTAG
- a CDS encoding flagellar hook protein FlgE: protein MSVMGSMYTGISGLTTHAERMSVLGNNIANTSTVGFKSGNVQFEDLFYSSKTLGASVGQIGHGARVSSIYQDFSQGAYENTGSVTDVALGGRGFFMVNDSLNGSKFYTRAGNFNFNKEGYLVNPQGLRVQGWEAGKTEASVTKGAIGDLKLDSFQSEPKESSIVSLSINLSKKAVDKTTPAVAPTGTQATDMFALFSKWDGSASPTKPLGDDAYSYQKTINVFDKAGSAHEVTVYFDKARDKDGKLTWEYIVTTNPDEDGRTAMEVPAVVAPPAAAFTRKAKGLLMAGTMSFNSAGAMENMSAYTYDAGALATPANADAKASWKPAEFDENGFPIFTANFSNLTGVNDTNDVSSGEKPERIALDFGMSSKSATKQYVNATQTMADAETNVANIASIATADINKTNKSATSYDLASTTHSMNQDGYTAGFLQEVTVDRNGVVSGRYSNGRREELFVLGLADFANRQGLSLQGGNLFAQSTSSGEAVIGTANTGRLGTVSSNTLELSNVDMSRQMVKLITTQRGYQSNSKVITTSDEMLQEAINLKR from the coding sequence ATGAGCGTTATGGGATCTATGTACACTGGCATTTCTGGTCTTACTACTCACGCAGAGCGCATGTCAGTGCTCGGTAACAACATTGCTAACACAAGTACTGTTGGCTTTAAGAGCGGAAACGTTCAGTTTGAAGATCTTTTCTATTCCAGCAAGACATTGGGCGCATCAGTTGGTCAGATTGGTCACGGTGCTCGTGTTTCATCTATTTATCAGGATTTTTCACAGGGTGCATACGAAAATACCGGTTCTGTAACAGACGTTGCTCTCGGTGGCCGTGGCTTCTTTATGGTGAATGACTCCTTAAATGGTTCTAAATTTTACACACGTGCCGGTAACTTCAATTTCAACAAAGAGGGCTACCTTGTTAACCCTCAGGGATTGAGAGTTCAGGGTTGGGAAGCTGGTAAAACAGAAGCATCTGTTACAAAGGGTGCTATTGGCGATCTTAAACTGGACTCATTCCAGTCTGAACCAAAAGAATCATCTATCGTGTCTCTTTCAATTAACCTGTCTAAAAAAGCTGTTGATAAAACGACACCTGCAGTTGCTCCAACTGGCACTCAGGCAACTGATATGTTTGCGCTTTTCTCAAAATGGGATGGGTCTGCCTCTCCAACAAAGCCGCTTGGTGATGATGCGTACTCGTATCAGAAAACAATTAATGTTTTTGACAAAGCCGGTTCTGCTCATGAAGTAACCGTTTATTTTGATAAAGCGAGAGATAAAGACGGAAAGCTTACTTGGGAATACATTGTTACAACCAACCCTGATGAAGATGGCCGTACCGCAATGGAAGTTCCTGCTGTTGTTGCCCCTCCCGCAGCTGCCTTTACACGAAAGGCGAAAGGACTTTTGATGGCTGGAACCATGAGTTTCAACAGCGCAGGCGCAATGGAAAACATGTCTGCTTACACTTATGACGCAGGCGCTCTTGCTACCCCTGCTAATGCAGACGCTAAAGCAAGTTGGAAGCCTGCTGAATTTGATGAAAATGGTTTTCCGATTTTCACTGCTAACTTCTCTAACCTTACTGGTGTAAACGACACTAATGATGTGTCTTCTGGCGAAAAACCCGAGCGAATTGCTCTTGATTTCGGCATGAGTTCAAAAAGTGCTACCAAACAGTATGTGAACGCCACTCAAACAATGGCTGATGCTGAGACAAATGTTGCGAATATTGCAAGTATTGCAACTGCAGATATTAATAAGACTAATAAATCAGCAACTTCATACGATCTCGCTTCTACAACTCACAGCATGAATCAGGACGGCTATACAGCTGGTTTCCTTCAGGAAGTAACTGTTGATAGAAACGGTGTGGTTTCCGGTCGTTATTCAAACGGTCGTAGAGAAGAATTGTTTGTTCTTGGTCTCGCAGACTTTGCTAACAGACAGGGACTTTCTCTTCAGGGTGGCAACCTTTTTGCTCAGAGCACCTCTTCAGGTGAGGCTGTAATCGGCACAGCAAATACAGGTCGCCTTGGTACTGTATCCTCTAATACCTTGGAACTGTCTAACGTAGATATGTCTCGCCAGATGGTTAAATTGATTACTACCCAGCGTGGTTATCAGTCTAACTCTAAAGTGATTACAACATCTGATGAGATGCTTCAGGAAGCAATCAATCTTAAACGATAG
- a CDS encoding flagellar hook assembly protein FlgD, with protein MQVSTTEYLNSTHSRDLSARAPKSELGKDDFMKLLTAQMSNQNPLKPSDDTQMLAQLAQFSSLEQLTELNGTAKNSNTALGAINVTSAVGYIGKAVVAGGDKIHKGASGCSPVYYTVPDEVETVKAHVYDSSKRIVDTIVLPGTGKGEHTFTWDGTNSQGKLPEGQYSVGFEARDENGKLIKVGSKVAGKVTGVTSQDGKTVLELEGGRTVNLIDITRVEQPSTEDEEESKNENS; from the coding sequence ATGCAAGTATCTACAACTGAATATTTGAACTCAACACATTCAAGGGATCTCTCAGCAAGGGCTCCAAAGTCAGAACTTGGAAAGGATGACTTTATGAAGCTTTTAACGGCGCAGATGTCGAATCAGAACCCGTTAAAACCTTCTGACGATACCCAGATGCTTGCACAGTTAGCTCAGTTCTCCTCACTTGAGCAGCTTACTGAATTAAACGGTACTGCGAAAAATTCCAATACAGCACTTGGTGCGATCAATGTAACCAGCGCTGTTGGCTACATTGGTAAAGCTGTTGTTGCTGGTGGTGATAAGATTCATAAAGGAGCTTCTGGATGTAGTCCTGTGTACTACACCGTCCCTGATGAAGTCGAAACAGTTAAGGCGCATGTATATGATTCCTCAAAACGAATCGTTGATACAATTGTTCTGCCTGGAACTGGTAAAGGCGAACATACCTTTACTTGGGATGGTACTAACTCACAGGGTAAATTACCTGAGGGTCAATATTCTGTCGGTTTCGAAGCACGCGATGAAAACGGTAAACTTATTAAAGTTGGCTCGAAAGTTGCTGGTAAGGTTACAGGCGTTACTTCGCAAGATGGAAAGACTGTTCTCGAACTTGAAGGCGGCCGCACTGTAAATCTCATTGATATTACAAGGGTAGAGCAGCCTTCTACTGAAGACGAAGAAGAAAGCAAGAACGAAAACAGTTAA
- a CDS encoding zf-HC2 domain-containing protein — MVYGGTIEEGLSTSKEACPGHNDVAAYLDKKLPIARRKEVEGHMASCRECRSEVLELRRILSSC, encoded by the coding sequence CTGGTCTACGGCGGAACCATTGAGGAAGGGCTTTCAACAAGCAAGGAAGCTTGTCCCGGACACAATGATGTCGCCGCGTATCTTGATAAGAAACTTCCGATAGCTCGTAGAAAAGAAGTTGAAGGGCACATGGCATCATGCCGTGAATGTCGTTCAGAAGTTCTCGAGCTTAGAAGAATTCTTTCATCCTGTTAA
- a CDS encoding sigma 54-interacting transcriptional regulator codes for MSVTTLQDDKLQPYMGTLQCIVSELGSQKPFQSTLKSLLQTLSENHNFRRPHIVIFDPETRTLKLTLAHGLDSADSIEYEPGVGVTGQVFTTGAPVIVSRMKDHPAFLNKAFGRTEEELAELAFICVPITVPGREGSAGEVIGTLSVDLPSDTSASLEGQTRFLEVVAGMVANHATYLQEEIARQNHMLAQGLGGGDFADINAAPANIIVASKSMKLVLNQISQVGPSRATALLRGESGTGKELLAEAIHQASPRRDNPLIKLNCAALPSELVESELFGYQKGAFTGAVQDKKGLFELANNGTLFLDEVGELSPTAQAKVLRAIQEQEIQRLGSEKTLSVDVRLICATHRPLEELVEKGEFREDLYYRINVFPVFIPPLRERREDILPLAEHFLSTYAEEYERNIKRISTPAIDLLMQYHWPGNIRELKNCIERAVLVCDEQVIRTYHLPPSLQTAESTATDSNLSFCEAVAKFEQELLVDALKKARGNMLQAARDLRVSYRIVNYKVKKYGIDSKKFAVTRGRSR; via the coding sequence GACCACATATTGTGATCTTTGATCCGGAAACCCGCACCCTTAAACTGACTCTCGCACATGGTCTCGATTCTGCCGATTCCATTGAATACGAGCCGGGTGTTGGCGTAACAGGACAGGTATTTACTACCGGTGCACCTGTTATCGTTTCAAGAATGAAGGATCATCCTGCGTTCTTGAACAAAGCATTTGGTCGTACGGAAGAAGAGCTGGCAGAGCTGGCATTTATTTGTGTGCCTATTACCGTTCCGGGCCGTGAAGGTTCTGCCGGTGAAGTTATTGGTACATTGAGTGTCGATTTGCCGAGTGATACCTCTGCAAGTCTTGAAGGACAAACGCGCTTTTTGGAAGTAGTAGCAGGTATGGTTGCAAACCATGCAACATATTTGCAGGAAGAAATTGCGCGTCAGAATCATATGCTGGCACAGGGTCTTGGTGGTGGAGATTTTGCGGATATTAACGCTGCTCCCGCCAATATTATTGTGGCCTCAAAATCTATGAAGCTTGTGCTTAACCAGATTTCTCAGGTTGGCCCGAGTCGTGCTACCGCATTGCTTCGCGGTGAGTCTGGTACTGGTAAAGAATTACTTGCTGAAGCTATTCATCAGGCTAGCCCTCGTCGTGACAATCCGCTTATTAAGCTGAACTGCGCTGCGTTGCCGTCTGAATTAGTTGAAAGTGAACTTTTCGGCTATCAGAAGGGTGCATTTACCGGTGCTGTGCAGGACAAAAAAGGCTTATTCGAGCTTGCAAACAACGGCACGTTGTTCCTTGATGAAGTAGGCGAGTTAAGCCCTACGGCTCAGGCAAAAGTACTGCGCGCAATTCAGGAGCAAGAAATTCAGCGTCTCGGCAGTGAAAAAACATTGTCCGTAGATGTACGCCTTATTTGTGCAACGCATCGTCCGCTGGAAGAGCTTGTTGAAAAAGGCGAGTTTCGTGAAGACTTGTACTATCGTATTAATGTGTTCCCAGTATTCATTCCGCCTCTTCGCGAGCGTCGTGAAGATATTCTGCCGCTTGCTGAGCATTTTCTTTCTACCTATGCAGAAGAATACGAACGAAACATTAAACGTATTTCCACACCAGCTATTGATTTGCTTATGCAATACCATTGGCCTGGAAACATCCGTGAATTGAAGAACTGCATCGAACGTGCTGTTCTGGTTTGTGATGAGCAGGTTATTCGTACATATCACCTTCCGCCTTCTTTACAGACAGCGGAAAGTACTGCGACAGACTCAAATCTTTCTTTTTGCGAAGCTGTGGCTAAATTTGAGCAGGAACTTCTTGTTGATGCTCTTAAAAAAGCTAGAGGCAATATGCTTCAGGCAGCACGCGACCTTCGCGTTAGTTATCGTATCGTTAACTACAAAGTTAAAAAATACGGAATTGATTCGAAGAAATTTGCGGTTACTCGAGGCCGCAGTCGTTAA